In Saccharomyces eubayanus strain FM1318 chromosome XV, whole genome shotgun sequence, a single window of DNA contains:
- the ARP1 gene encoding actin-related protein 1, with translation MNQLSDSDALYNQPIVIDNGSGIIKAGFSGEEKPKALEYSLVGHAKYDKVMLEGLQGDTFVGNKAQRLRGLLRLQYPIEHGVVEDWDSMELIWSHILNDVLQLQNIEEHPLLITEAPMNPLKNREVMAQVLFETFNLPALYVSNPAVLSLYASGRTTGCVVDCGEGYCSTVPIYDGFALPASMMRMDIGGRDITKQLQFQLRKSAGVSLFSSSEREIVRTIKEKVCYMATDIKKEENTYLQESQDSTSVFKLPDGKCIEIGNDRYRAPEILFSPQIVGSEYDGLSDMCMQSIWKVDLNLRSTLLSSIILSGGTTTLRGFGDRMLHDLEAFTKGASKIKIIAPPERKYTTWVGGSILTGLSTFQRLWTKKSDWLEDNTSVYSNLM, from the coding sequence ATGAACCAATTGAGTGATAGTGATGCTTTGTACAATCAGCCGATAGTAATCGACAATGGTTCGGGCATTATTAAGGCAGGGTTCAGCGGTGAGGAAAAACCTAAAGCTTTGGAATACTCTCTCGTGGGACATGCGAAATATGATAAAGTTATGCTTGAGGGCCTTCAAGGAGATACATTTGTTGGAAATAAGGCGCAAAGACTGCGCGGTTTGCTCAGACTACAATACCCCATTGAGCATGGTGTGGTCGAAGATTGGGATTCGATGGAACTTATATGGTCACATATTCTAAACGACGTATTGCAATTGCAAAATATAGAAGAGCATCCTTTGTTGATTACGGAAGCACCCATGAaccctttgaaaaatagagAAGTTATGGCTCAAGTGTTGTTCGAAACGTTTAATCTTCCTGCTTTATATGTTTCGAACCCTGCTGTTTTATCGTTATATGCCAGCGGAAGAACTACAGGCTGTGTGGTTGATTGTGGTGAAGGATATTGTAGTACGGTTCCGATTTATGACGGTTTCGCATTACCTGCATCTATGATGAGGATGGATATCGGCGGGAGAGATATCACTAAACAATTGCAATTTCAATTGCGAAAATCAGCTGGcgtttctttattttctagTAGTGAACGTGAGATTGTTCGTAcgatcaaagaaaaagtttgcTATATGGCAACAGACAttaagaaggaagaaaacaCATATTTGCAAGAATCTCAGGATTCGACATCTGTATTCAAGCTACCTGACGGGAAATGTATAGAAATCGGGAATGATCGATATCGTGCTCCAGAAATATTGTTCTCTCCTCAAATCGTCGGCTCGGAATATGACGGATTATCGGATATGTGCATGCAATCGATTTGGAAAGTCGACTTGAACTTGAGGTCAACTTTGCTTTCATCGATAATTCTTAGTGGCGGAACCACAACTCTTCGAGGGTTCGGAGATCGGATGTTACACGATTTAGAAGCTTTTACTAAAGGAGCATCtaagataaaaataatagcacctccagaaagaaaatacactACGTGGGTAGGAGGTTCTATTTTAACAGGGTTATCCACCTTTCAAAGGCTTTGGACCAAGAAATCTGATTGGCTGGAGGATAATACCAGTGTATATTCCAATCTAATGTAG
- the WSS1 gene encoding metalloendopeptidase WSS1, with protein sequence MTGSQGIAAHKNPHIRNVAVLQRKPDQEYALKIMKEVAHKVSYLMKENNFKVVSLVEFYPRDQRLLGMNVNRGLKIMLRLRCPTDEVQFLPMESIMGTMLHELTHNLFGPHDKKFYDKLDELIVRQWVIEQRGLHDAFLGNGQRLGGRPNVVSSKYPMTGVSTNTGIVRRRGKGVKLGTLSLGGQPSPNRSKTPREMAALAAERRYKDDRWCGEKKSSKDQINDYNDDLLEIVVLDDEKEPSRTKRSEVIDLT encoded by the coding sequence ATGACCGGATCCCAGGGAATAGCAGCTCACAAGAACCCTCATATTCGGAATGTAGCCGTTTTGCAACGTAAGCCCGATCAGGAATATGCactaaaaataatgaaggAAGTTGCACATAAAGTGTCCTACTTAATGAAGGAAAACAACTTTAAAGTGGTTAGTCTTGTGGAATTTTACCCTCGCGACCAACGACTTTTGGGTATGAACGTTAATCGTGGACTAAAGATAATGTTACGACTACGATGTCCCACGGACGAGGTTCAGTTTCTACCGATGGAATCTATAATGGGCACCATGTTGCACGAATTAACTCACAACTTATTTGGGCCCCATGACAAAAAGTTTTATGATAAGTTAGACGAGCTGATTGTGAGGCAATGGGTTATTGAACAGAGGGGCCTACATGACGCGTTCTTGGGTAACGGCCAACGTCTTGGCGGGAGACCGAATGTAGTTTCGAGTAAGTATCCCATGACGGGGGTGAGTACTAATACGGGGATAGTGAGACGAAGGGGCAAAGGTGTCAAGTTGGGGACTCTGAGTCTGGGAGGACAGCCGTCTCCCAACAGGAGCAAAACTCCAAGAGAGATGGCAGCCTTGGCAGCCGAAAGAAGGTATAAGGATGATCGTTGGTGTGGAGAGAAAAAGAGTAGTAAAGATCAGATAAATGATTATAACGACGACTTATTGGAAATTGTGGTACTTGACGATGAGAAGGAGCCCTCACGGACCAAGCGATCAGAGGTTATTGACCTTACGTAA
- the YCK1 gene encoding serine/threonine protein kinase YCK1 — translation MSRPMVSTTLAVNNLTNTNANVNVNAAKHLYHQAVDSPARSSMTATTAINSNGNSARDDSTIVGLHYKIGKKIGEGSFGVLFEGTNMINGVPVAIKFEPRKTEAPQLRDEYKTYKILNGTPNIPYAYYFGQEGLHNILVIDLLGPSLEDLFDWCSRKFSVKTVVQVAVQMITLIEDLHAHDLIYRDIKPDNFLIGRPGQPDANNIHLIDFGMAKQYRDPKTKQHIPYREKKSLSGTARYMSINTHLGREQSRRDDMEALGHVFFYFLRGHLPWQGLKAPNNKQKYEKIGEKKRSTNVYDLAQGLPVQFGRYLEIVRSLSFEECPDYEGYRKLLLSVLDDLGETADGQYDWMKLNDGRGWDLNINKKPNLHGYGHPNPPNDKSRRHRNKQLQLQQQQQQQQQQQQQQQQQQQQQQQQQQLEQQQQQQQLEQQQQQQQQQQQNAQKNDADLRNSQYKPKLDPTSYEAYQHQTQQKYLQEQQKRQQQQQQQQQPQQLQQLRVPGQPQPQLQSQPQPQSQQFGATRYQPQQQPSAALRTPHQQLNDDSSSLAASRKGFFQKLGCC, via the coding sequence ATGTCTAGGCCCATGGTAAGCACTACTCTAGCAGTCAACAACCTCACCAACACGAACGCAAACGTGAACGTGAACGCTGCCAAGCACCTCTACCACCAGGCCGTCGACTCACCCGCAAGATCCTCAATGACTGCCACAACCGCTATCAACTCCAACGGCAACTCCGCCAGAGACGACTCGACCATTGTCGGGCTGCACTACAAGATCGGTAAAAAAATAGGCGAGGGCTCGTTCGGTGTCCTCTTCGAAGGTACCAACATGATCAACGGCGTGCCTGTCGCGATCAAGTTCGAGCCCAGGAAGACTGAGGCTCCTCAATTGCGAGACGAATACAAAACCTACAAGATTCTTAACGGGACGCCCAATATCCCATACGCGTACTACTTCGGTCAAGAAGGCCTGCACAACATCTTGGTAATTGACCTTTTGGGCCCCTCCTTGGAGGACTTGTTCGACTGGTGCAGCAGGAAGTTCTCCGTGAAAACTGTTGTCCAAGTCGCTGTGCAAATGATTACTTTGATCGAGGACCTGCACGCGCATGATCTGATCTACCGTGATATCAAGCCGGACAACTTCCTGATCGGTAGACCCGGCCAACCCGATGCGAACAACATTCATTTGATCGACTTCGGCATGGCTAAGCAGTACCGTGACCCGAAGACCAAGCAGCATATCCCGTacagagagaaaaaatcgCTGAGCGGTACTGCCAGATACATGTCCATCAACACTCACTTGGGAAGGGAACAATCAAGGAGAGACGATATGGAAGCCCTGGGCcacgttttcttttatttcttaagAGGCCATTTGCCTTGGCAGGGCCTGAAAGCACCGAACAATAAGCAAAAATACGAAAAaattggtgaaaaaaaaaggtccACCAACGTGTACGATCTAGCCCAAGGTTTGCCCGTACAATTCGGAAGGTATTTGGAAATCGTCAGAAGTCTTTCCTTCGAAGAATGTCCCGATTACGAAGGCTACAGGAAGCTACTACTCTCTGTATTGGATGACTTGGGTGAAACAGCGGACGGCCAGTACGattggatgaaattgaatgaCGGCCGTGGCTGGGACCTTAACATAAACAAGAAACCGAACCTACATGGTTATGGTCATCCTAATCCACCAAACGACAAATCAAGGAGACATAGAAACAAGCAGCTTCAACttcaacagcagcaacagcaacagcagcagcagcagcagcagcaacagcaacagcagcagcagcagcagcagcaacagcaactagagcagcaacaacaacagcagcaactagagcagcagcagcaacagcagcaacagcaacagcagaaTGCTCAGAAAAATGATGCTGATTTACGCAATTCTCAATATAAACCAAAACTAGACCCCACCTCTTATGAAGCATACCAGCATCAGACCCAACAAAAGTATTTGCAAGAACAACAGAAGagacagcaacaacagcagcagcaacagcaaccacAGCAACTACAACAGCTCCGTGTTCCAGGCCAACCTCAACCTCAACTCCAATCCCAACCCCAACCCCAATCCCAACAATTCGGTGCCACTCGCTACCAACCGCAACAACAACCCTCCGCTGCTCTAAGAACCCCTCATCAACAACTAAATGATGATAGTTCAAGCTTAGCAGCTTCCCGCAAGGGCTTCTTCCAAAAGTTAGGCTGTTgctga
- the NSG1 gene encoding Nsg1p → MGKKKSKSQVRSNDTSGAAASFKKATSLPPLGNKLGSASFTAINTLTKPALFSFYDEDITKNEGDVYDKTLLSNASQLEMVAPPDAVKHERSLYVKIINFIAAIFILFIAGVLFPTVSECLFDNDQLAKGDIVSFLQHGLALKNKFVSDPNVVPDWAVFGIEGVILGSIVPFIDCFVKCRRLPNTRSSMYKNSLGSFIRCANTLLGIIFGIRKIEWSSSLQAAGAWSLLNIVLWLFFDGTLTVLISGLVVGAISAFSCTQYVSQLSQTLYFIDFYFFGFLMFSKLGRYLFD, encoded by the coding sequence atggggaaaaaaaagagcaagagcCAAGTACGTTCTAATGACACTAGTGGCGCTGCCGCTTCTTTCAAGAAGGCAACATCTTTGCCACCTTTGGGGAATAAGCTAGGTAGTGCAAGTTTCACAGCTATAAACACACTAACAAAACCTGCATTGTTCTCATTTTACGACGAAGATATCACTAAGAATGAAGGCGACGTCTATGATAAGACGTTGCTGTCCAATGCTTCTCAGTTGGAAATGGTTGCACCCCCTGACGCAGTGAAACACGAGAGATCGCTGTATGTGAAAATAATCAATTTCATTGCAGCAATATTTATCCTCTTTATAGCGGGGGTTCTTTTCCCCACGGTATCAGAGTGCTTATTTGATAACGATCAGCTGGCAAAAGGAGATATCGTATCTTTTCTGCAACATGGGTTAGCATTAAAGAATAAGTTTGTTTCGGACCCCAACGTGGTACCGGATTGGGCTGTCTTTGGTATTGAAGGTGTTATCTTGGGGTCTATAGTACCATTCATCGATTGTTTTGTCAAGTGCCGTCGCCTTCCAAATACTAGGTCATCAATGTATAAGAACTCGTTGGGATCATTCATTAGGTGTGCTAATACCCTTTTAGGTATAATATTTGGTATTAGGAAAATTGAATGGTCTTCCTCCTTGCAGGCAGCTGGTGCATGGAGCTTGTTGAATATCGTCTTGTGGTTGTTTTTTGATGGCACCCTAACTGTCTTGATTTCAGGTCTAGTCGTCGGTGCGATTAGTGCATTTAGTTGCACTCAATATGTCTCGCAATTGTCGCAGACCTTATATTTTATAgatttctatttttttggttttttgaTGTTTAGCAAGTTGGGCAGATATTTATTCGATTAA
- the SPS100 gene encoding Sps100p, translating into MKFTSVFTFFLAALTASATPLGLYKRQTTNVSSNSSSSGGGTVPVIITGGSAVSSSSQSNVTTTTLFNSTSTLNVTQLYQIASQVNQTLQSGSSSGIIIVTNWQSIETLSFFCSIVFDTSKTIVITENYLWGVPILSSSQAQGRGTLVAGSDNVIYSGVFAPYTVPVGVSSQKQVQWFYDACQPTLIASNSTIRLQYSNFTNTQISSSTGTSSTSGGAGGGASNSSSNSSSTASNSSTAAGGAGSSSSSSSSSSGPLVPIIYEEGNSQTLIQSLGSNIQGLVVISSGTSGNSTTTSWASVPFPVVYAIDASSSHDGSSIGFLSNTSVPQGAVSAGYLSPIQAQTLLSIAINNKVTSASDLQKIFPASQQ; encoded by the coding sequence ATGAAATTCACATCAGTCTTCACCTTTTTTCTCGCTGCTTTAACAGCTTCTGCAACACCACTAGGGCTTTACAAGAGACAGACTACAAATGTATCCAGTAACAGTTCTAGTTCTGGCGGCGGTACAGTTCCAGTAATCATTACTGGAGGTTCTGCTGTATCCAGTAGTAGCCAGTCTAACGTGACCACCACTACTCTATTCAATTCTACTTCTACATTAAATGTCACTCAACTTTACCAAATTGCCTCTCAAGTCAACCAGACTTTACAAAGTGGGTCTTCTTCtggtattattattgttactaACTGGCAATCCATTGAAACTCTAAGTTTCTTCTGCtcaattgtttttgatacATCCAAGACCATTGTCATTACTGAAAATTACTTGTGGGGTGTACCAATCTTAAGCAGTTCGCAAGCACAAGGTAGAGGTACTTTGGTTGCTGGCAGCGATAATGTTATATACTCTGGTGTTTTCGCACCATATACCGTTCCCGTGGGTGTTTCAAGCCAAAAGCAAGTTCAGTGGTTCTACGACGCATGTCAACCAACCTTGATTGCTAGTAACTCTACTATCAGACTTCAGTATTCTAACTTCACCAACACTCAGATATCTAGCTCCACTGGTACCAGTAGTACTTCAGGTGGTGCTGGTGGTGGTGCTTCAAACAGCTCTAGCAATTCTTCCTCTACCGCATCTAACTCATCTACTGCAGCTGGGGGGGCCGGgtcgtcatcttcgtcttcatcttcatcttctggTCCATTGGTTCCAATTATCTACGAAGAAGGCAACTCTCAAACTTTGATTCAATCGTTAGGCTCCAATATTCAGGGTCTAGTCGTGATCAGTTCTGGTACGAGCGGTAACAGTACTACAACATCATGGGCGTCGGTCCCCTTCCCAGTTGTTTATGCTATTGATGCGTCTTCCAGTCATGATGGTTCGAGTATTGGGTTCTTGAGCAACACAAGCGTCCCACAAGGCGCAGTCTCTGCCGGGTACTTATCACCAATTCAAGCTCAAACTTTGTTGTCTATCGCCATCAACAACAAGGTTACAAGTGCCAGTGACTTACAGAAGATTTTCCCAGCAAGTCAACAATAA
- the FUR1 gene encoding uracil phosphoribosyltransferase, with the protein MSSEPYKNVYLLPQTNQLLGLYTIIRDKKTARPDFIFYSDRIIRLLVEEGLNHLPVQKQIVETDTSENFDGVSFMGKICGVSIVRAGESMEQGLRDCCRSVRIGKILIQRDEETALPKLFYEKLPEDISQRYVFLLDPMLATGGSAIMATEVLIKRGVKPERIYFLNLICSKEGIDKYHAAFPDVKIVTGALDRGLDEHKYLVPGLGDFGDRYYCV; encoded by the coding sequence atgtcttcaGAACCATATAAGAACGTTTACTTGCTACCTCAAACCAACCAACTGTTAGGTTTGTACACTATCATCAGAGATAAGAAAACAGCTAGACCcgatttcattttctacTCCGATAGAATCATTAGATTATTGGTTGAAGAAGGTTTGAACCATCTCCCAGTGCAAAAGCAAATTGTAGAAACCGACACCAGCGAAAACTTCGATGGTGTTTCATTCATGGGTAAGATCTGTGGTGTTTCCATTGTTAGAGCTGGTGAATCTATGGAACAGGGTTTGAGGGACTGTTGTAGATCTGTACGTATTGGTAAGATTTTGATTCAAAgagatgaagaaactgCTTTGCCAAAGCTGTTCtatgaaaaattaccaGAAGATATCTCTCAAAGATACGTCTTCTTATTAGACCCAATGTTGGCTACTGGTGGTAGTGCAATCATGGCTACTGAAGTCTTGATCAAGAGAGGCGTCAAGCCAGAAAGAATCTACTTTTTAAACTTAATCTGTAGTAAAGAAGGTATTGACAAATATCACGCTGCTTTCCCAGATGTCAAGATCGTTACTGGTGCTCTAGACAGAGGTTTAGATGAGCACAAGTATTTGGTTCCAGGTTTAGGTGACTTTGGTGACAGATACTACTGTGTTTGA
- the ANS1 gene encoding Ans1p, translating to MKYTFVSALFAATNFFVAQAQINNSSDSFYLQFSNSTLSDLKGKLNVSDRIFAGSGPLPLEIQPDGSLVADLTNIDNQPTTFSITSEKGLVSNDNSTLDSAAYQSNATSLTGFDVANGVLNFNGLEKWTINVNGTLATINLPATESSGVPVSLNAVTIGEPALPQHIPQQKNIVRSAVYDVGGWNGSLYRSNSTAVSDHHPVRKQEAAVSQITDGQVQATSISTATATIPSNSTYISSYEGAGIKMESKNMGFVVGLAALLFL from the coding sequence ATGAAATACACATTCGTTTCCGCTTTGTTTGCCGCcaccaatttttttgttgctcAGGCTCAAATAAATAACTCCTCCGATTCATTTTACCTACAGTTTTCTAACAGCACACTTTCCGACCTAAAGGGGAAACTCAATGTCTCAGATAGAATATTCGCCGGCAGCGGGCCTTTGCCGTTAGAAATTCAACCAGATGGATCACTTGTTGCTGATTTAACTAACATAGACAACCAACCAACAACCTTCTCTATAACTTCCGAAAAAGGTTTGGTCAGCAACGATAACAGCACTTTGGATTCAGCCGCATATCAAAGCAACGCAACCTCTTTAACCGGATTCGATGTTGCTAACGgtgttttgaattttaaCGGGTTAGAAAAGTGGACTATTAATGTGAACGGAACATTGGCTACCATCAATTTACCTGCAACTGAAAGTTCTGGTGTGCCTGTTTCATTGAACGCTGTCACTATTGGTGAACCTGCTTTACCGCAACATATCccacaacaaaaaaacatagTCAGATCAGCTGTCTATGATGTTGGTGGATGGAACGGTTCCTTGTATCGCTCCAATAGCACTGCAGTTTCTGACCATCATCCTGTCAGAAAGCAAGAAGCTGCCGTTTCTCAGATTACTGATGGTCAAGTCCAAGCTACCTCCATTTCAACTGCAACTGCTACCATTCCAAGCAATAGTACTTACATTTCTTCCTACGAAGGTGCCGGTATTAAGATGGAATCCAAGAACATGggttttgttgttggatTGGCagctttattatttttatga
- the ECM14 gene encoding putative metallocarboxypeptidase, with product MLQMNPLWSCVIVVLAAIIGVTAIQGPQEDYSKYGVYRFTSEDSSALFRDVIAPLTDDYDVWTRSNKFIDIKLPKDIGEQVKEGRLIIDDMNQLIQDTMPNRHLMAHDQAVFENLQEFFFNEYRDLDTVYMWLDLLERSFPNLVKLEHLGKTFEGRELKALHISGNKPETNPEKKTIIVTGGIHAREWISVSTVCWTIYQLLTKYGSSKKETKYLDDLDFLVIPVFNPDGYAYTWSNDRLWRKNRQKTHVPQCYGIDIDHSFDFQWEKAHTHACSEEYSGETPFEAWEASAWNEYINGAKGNYKIYGYIDMHSYAQEILYPYAYSCDALPRDLENLLELSYGLSKAIRSKSGRIYDVISACKDRGSDIFPGLGAGSALDYMYHHRAHWAFQLKLRDTGNHGFLLPPENIKPVGKEAYAALKYFCDFLLDPEI from the coding sequence ATGTTACAGATGAATCCGTTGTGGAGTTGTGTTATTGTGGTTCTGGCAGCCATTATTGGGGTCACCGCCATTCAGGGACCCCAGGAGGATTATAGTAAGTATGGTGTTTATAGGTTCACTTCTGAGGACAGCTCTGCGTTGTTTAGGGACGTGATCGCACCTTTAACTGACGATTATGATGTATGGACGAGGAGTAATaaattcattgatattAAGTTACCTAAAGACATAGGTGAGCAGGTAAAGGAAGGACGTCTGATCATAGATGACATGAACCAACTAATACAAGATACGATGCCTAATAGACATTTAATGGCACATGATCAGGCAGTGTTTGAGAATTTGCAggagtttttcttcaacgaGTATAGAGATTTGGATACCGTTTATATGTGGTTGGATCTTTTGGAACGAAGCTTCCCTAATTTAGTTAAACTGGAACATTTGGGGAAAACGTTTGAAGGAAGAGAACTAAAGGCTCTGCATATATCTGGCAACAAGCCCGAAACCAatccagaaaaaaagaccATTATTGTTACAGGTGGAATCCACGCCAGAGAGTGGATCAGTGTAAGCACAGTCTGTTGGACGATTTATCAATTGTTGACCAAATATGGTTCGTCCAAAAAGGAGACTAAGTATCTGGACGATTTGGACTTTTTGGTTATACCTGTTTTCAATCCAGATGGATACGCATACACGTGGTCTAATGATAGGTTATGGCGCAAGAACCGTCAAAAGACTCATGTTCCCCAATGTTACGGGATCGACATCGAccattcttttgatttccaATGGGAAAAGGCACATACTCATGCATGTAGTGAAGAATATAGCGGGGAAACGCCTTTCGAAGCTTGGGAGGCATCCGCCTGGAACGAGTACATCAATGGAGCTAAAGGAAATTACAAGATTTATGGCTACATTGACATGCATTCGTATGCGCAGGAGATTCTGTACCCCTACGCATATTCATGCGACGCCTTGCCTagagatttggaaaacctGTTGGAATTATCATATGGGCTATCCAAGGCAATACGTTCAAAATCAGGTAGAATTTACGATGTAATTTCCGCATGTAAGGACCGTGGTTCCGACATATTCCCCGGGCTTGGTGCGGGCTCCGCCTTGGACTACATGTACCATCATAGAGCTCATTGGGCATTCCAACTGAAGTTAAGAGACACAGGAAACCATGGGTTCTTACTGCCTCCAGAAAACATCAAGCCCGTGGGTAAAGAAGCATATGCGGCCTTGAAGTACTTCTGTGATTTTTTACTAGATCCAGAAATATAA
- the IGO2 gene encoding phosphatase regulator codes for MSEDLSPTSSRVDLSNPQGFTKDGVDLSKLTPQELKLYKMYGKLPSKKDLLRHKMQDRQYFDSGDYALKKAGVIKSDDVIVNNSSNNLPVTNPSGLRESIIRRRMSSSSGGDSISRQGSISSGPPPRSPNK; via the coding sequence ATGTCAGAGGACCTTTCACCCACCAGTAGCAGAGTGGACTTGAGTAACCCCCAAGGGTTTACTAAAGACGGAGTGGATTTATCGAAGTTGACACCACAGGAATTGAAATTATACAAAATGTATGGAAAATTGCCATCTAAGAAAGATCTGTTACGGCACAAGATGCAAGACCGTCAGTATTTTGACAGCGGTGATTATGCGTTGAAGAAAGCAGGTGTTATTAAATCGGACGATGTTATTGTGAATAATTCTAGTAACAATCTTCCAGTCACCAATCCCAGTGGCCTGAGGGAGTCTATTATTAGAAGACGTATGAGTAGTAGTAGCGGTGGCGACTCCATTTCGAGACAAGGAAGCATCTCAAGTGGACCTCCACCAAGATCtccaaataaataa
- the CHS7 gene encoding Chs7p, giving the protein MAFSDFAAICSKTPLPLCSVIKSKTHLILSNLTTIHDFNPSNLNVGVLPRCYARSIDLANTVIFDVGNAFINIGALGVILIILYNIRQKYTAIGRSEYMYFFQLTLLLIIFTLVVDCGVSPPGSASYPYFVAIQIGFAGACCWALLINGFLGFNIWEDGTTKSMLLVRGASLLGFVANFLASILTFKAWITDHKVASMDASGMIVVVYIINAIFLAVFVICQLLVSLIVVQNLWATGAIVLGLFFFVAGQVLVYAFSSQICEGFKHYLDGLFFGSICNVFTFMMVYKTWDMTTDDDLEFGVSVSKDGNVVYDNGFM; this is encoded by the coding sequence ATGGCATTTAGTGATTTTGCTGCCATATGCTCCAAGACTCCTCTACCGTTATGTTCTGTGATAAAATCGAAAACGCATTTGATACTATCGAACTTGACTACCATACACGATTTTAATCCATCCAATTTAAATGTTGGTGTACTGCCACGTTGTTATGCCAGATCAATTGATCTTGCCAATACGGTCATCTTTGATGTCGGGAACGCATTTATCAATATTGGTGCCTTAGGTGTCATCCTAATCATACTTTATAATATAAGACAAAAATACACTGCTATTGGCAGGTCTGAATATATGTACTTCTTCCAACTGACTTTATTATTGATCATATTTACTCTGGTAGTGGATTGTGGAGTGTCGCCTCCAGGTTCTGCGTCATATCCTTACTTCGTGGCCATACAAATAGGATTTGCTGGCGCATGTTGCTGGGCTTTATTAATAAATGGGTTTTTAGGCTTCAACATCTGGGAAGATGGGACTACAAAGTCTATGCTATTGGTTCGAGGAGCCTCCTTATTGGGATTTGTAGCTAACTTCCTAGCTTCTATTTTAACTTTCAAAGCATGGATAACTGATCACAAAGTAGCGTCGATGGATGCTTCCGGGATGATTGTCGTCGTCTATATAATCAATGCCATTTTCTTGGCGGTTTTCGTCATCTGTCAACTACTGGTTTCATTAATAGTGGTCCAAAACCTATGGGCTACAGGAGCAATTGTATTGGggcttttcttctttgtagCAGGACAAGTTTTAGTTTACGCATTCTCTTCACAGATATGTGAAGGGTTCAAGCACTACTTGGATGGCTTATTCTTTGGAAGCATCTGCAATGTTTTTACATTTATGATGGTGTATAAGACTTGGGATATGACTACCGATGATGACCTGGAATTCGGTGTAAGCGTAAGCAAGGATGGCAACGTTGTGTATGATAATGGGTTCATGTAG
- the SPL2 gene encoding Spl2p has translation MATVVPQQEQQQQQQQQKQQQHRGRRLSEEIASLLRLKESRRLNPAPYYTPRKASQSQSLSESTFKQYNEYVNEKDSNMSQHNRAMAVTLNKLAHQFWENDCAIDEDIFDDSSDEEQY, from the coding sequence ATGGCAACAGTAGTCCCACagcaagaacaacaacagcagcagcagcagcagaagcagcagcagcacAGAGGTAGGAGGCTCTCCGAAGAGATCGCCTCCCTTCTCAGGCTGAAAGAGTCCAGGAGACTCAACCCGGCCCCTTACTACACTCCACGCAAGGCCTCGCAATCGCAGTCGCTCAGCGAGTCCACCTTCAAGCAGTACAACGAGTACGTCAACGAGAAGGACTCGAACATGTCGCAGCACAACCGCGCGATGGCCGTCACACTGAACAAGCTTGCGCACCAGTTCTGGGAGAACGACTGCGCAATCGATGAAGACATCTTCGACGACTCTTCTGACGAAGAACAATACTGA